TGCGTGTTGGATGGCGAGACGCCGCGCACGATGCGCGATGTCTCGGTGGTCGACGAGCTCCCGCTCGAGTCGAGCGGCGAGCGAGTCGACTTCGGCGCGCAGTGCAGCGCGATTTTCCTGAATTGTGGCTTCTGTCGCCATGCCTCCCCGGCCGTCGTGCCTCCCAGTGTACGCCGTTGCCAGAGGTCGTTCAACGCGTGCTTCATGGCGCCGAGGACGTCGTCATCGACGTCGTCGGGCCCTACTCCGACACCGTCGAGCCACTCTCGATGTTCGCGGTTCTGACGTTCGACGGCGGAGCGATGCTCAGCATCGTCTCGTGCGCAAGCCTTCGCGGATGCGCGGCAATGGATTGCCGCCGCTTCTTGGCGCGATGCTCTTGCTTGGAGTGCGGCTGTTGGCGCACACGCGCTGCCTCGCCGCTGCCTTCACCGCTGGCTCAAACCGCGATCGACACTCCGAACACCTCCGACTCATGCACGCCCAGGTGCAACGCCTCGCGCCACGCCTCAATCCCACCCCAGAACTTCCTGGAGGGCTCGGACGGACCGGGTGGATCACCAACGCGCCCTGACCCCAGTCCGGCAGCGCTTCACTTCGTGCCTGGCGCCTGGAGCACGAAGCGCCGACTCACGGATCACCCGTAGGGCGACGTTGACGTGTCACGGGTGACGCCGCTCCCAGAACTTCTCTCCTCCAGCGTCAAAGTAGCGCTCCAGGAAGCTCTCTAGATCGGTTGCGACCGCGTACCACTCCGCTCGAGGGTCGAGCGGCAGCGCGACGAGCACCCGGCACTCCGTGCCCTGCGATGGCGCGACTACCAGCAGATCTTGGTCGCCAAGGAATTCGCCAATAACTACATCACCCTCCCTCATGTCTTCCGGTCTTGACCTCCGTTCCTCCGCGGTGCGTCGCGCGCTGGCCAAGGGGGACAGGAGAACTAGGCCCCACTGGCCGTAGTCGGTATCTTCGAACAGCCGTGCCGATTTGCATTCTAACCATAGTGCAGCAACGTCCTGCGGAACGCTGACGCCGCTCCAAGCTGCTGCAACTTGTGCGTCACTCGCGGGTTGCGCAATGGTCGAGGTCGCGTTGAACGGGTTGTCGACGTACTTGTGATGCGGCATTTGCCGAAACCGCGTGATTGCCTTGGCCATTCTGGACACGCCCCGATCCTAGTGCGCATTCCGCTCAACTTGGGCACGCGTTCGGCCATGATGCCACCGCTGCCAAGACCAACGTTGACGAATCGATTGCCCGAGAAGACCAGCGCTGGACTGCAGAGGGCCACCGCACCGCGGAGCGGGCAGAGTCGGAGTGTGCTCGGACCGTCCGTGTCGCCATTCATTCCTTCCGCTACGACGAAGAACGGGCTTCGCTTGCGTTCTCCCGAAGGCGCGCTCGCCGGTGGCTGAGGGGCGCTCAGTATGGGTGTAGCCGTGGGAGCGGCTGGCCGCTCGCAAGAAGGCAACAGGGCTACCAACGTGGGTGCGAGCCTCGTCAGCCTCCGAAAAACGCGGCTGGTCTTTGCCTCGTACGGCGCCTCCCGCATGGCGCGCCCCTCGTCGTTCCAGACACGCAAGCGGTCCTCCCGTTGGTGTGTTGGACGATCCTAGCACCTGGGCTGTCATTGTGTGCGCTGCGCGCGCGAGCTTGATAGTTCCCAGAAGTGGGCTGAGCTGCGCCGGACGAACTACGGCCACCGGGGCTAGCAACGGCGATAGAGAAACGAACCGTAGACGTTCACCAAGACGTCGCCATCGTGCAACTCTAGCGCGTCCGAATGAGTCGTCACCCCGTCCCAACCCAACCAGCGCGCTGCGGCAGCGTCTCGCAGGTCGCCGAGCTCACGGGGGACTTGATCTCGAAAGCACTTGGCAACCAACGCGGAGCCGTTTGTCGATCCTGCATCCTCGACGGTTGCTGTCTCAGGGGTCCAGACGATGCGCCACTGCGCCCCCTCTATCACCCCTGCAAGCGCGTGCGGCTCGCGGACGTAGCCAGCAGCCGCCGAGCGGCCGATGAGATTCATGCCCTCGCGTATCGGGAGGACGACACCCGCCGCTCGACCGACGATAGCGATCAGCCACGCGCGTGGTGAGCGTCCCGGCGCGAACAGCCTCGCGTTGCGCGCGTAGGATTCTCGGATGTCTCCCAGCTGATCGAAAAGAGCATTCGTCACCTGGAGACACCTACCGCGGCGTACCTTGAGGCGCGAGCGCGAGGTTTCGCGGCGAGCCAACAATCCCCGAAAGAAGGGGACGCCGCGCAGACAAGAGCAAGACGCGCCGCGAGTGAGCGCGACGCGCGTTCCGAGCGGGAGAAAGGACTCGAACCTCAAGCCATGCGGGTACTGGAATCCAGACGCTTGATGCACCAATCCCGTGCTCGCAGATAGACTTCCGGAGGCACCGGCTCTCCCCAGCGTGGCTCTACGGGCGCGTCCGCTTGCTCCTCTCCGAGCACGTCGACAACTGGAGGTGGAGGAACGCCGGCCTGCTGGAGGAGGGCAACGGCCTGCTCCGCGTGTCGCAGTGGCGCTTCGGTGTTGGCGCCGTACATGTCAATCAGTCCGATCTCCGAGACGAGATCCACGAGCCTATCGCATGTTTGTGCTGCGGATTCGGGTAGCTCCGCAAGGAAAGCTTCGGGAAGTTCGTCGTCTAGCAGGGCCAGGTCGTGCGTGCCCCCTTCCCAATCGGGCAGATCTTCTGCCGTGAGGAGCAGCAGCAAATGCTCCACGAGCTCGCGTATTGCGTTCGACCTCAAGCCAAGCGCGGACGAGTACGTGGCAATGCACGCCGCGCCGTACGCCTGGAGCTCGCGGGTCGAGCGTCGAAGGCTAAGCCGCGTATTCATTGGGCTCCTTTCCGCGTGAGGATAGCAGCGGAGCGAACCCTCGACTGGCCTGCGCGAGCCGAGCTCCGACAAAAGCAAAACGCGCCGCGAGCAATCGCGACGCGTTTTCGGAGCGGGAGAAGGGTAAGTGCTCTTGGCGCCCCATCTTGACCTGAGCGCGGGCTTCAGCGGGGCATCTGCCAGGGCAGGAGCACTTGGCCGCGGTCGGCGGCTCTGACCGCCTCGAGCAGATACTCAGCCGGGTTGACCCCGTGGAGCTTGGCAGTCTCGATCAGCGAGTAGAAGGTCGCCGCTACCTGCGTGCCGCGCTCGGACTTCGAGCCGAAGTGGTTCCGGCGCCCGACAACCGGCCCGCGAATGCCCCGCTCGGTTGCGTTGTTGTCGAGCGGGATGCGCGCGTCGTCCACGAAGCGCGTCAGGCGCTCCCAGTTGGCGATCACGTACGCGGCGGCCTTTCCGATGCTCAGGGTCTTGAGCAGGGCCTGGCTCCAGAGCCACGTCCTTAGCTGGTCGAGCACCGCACGAGACTCCGTGCGACGCAGCTCGGTTTTCGCTGCCAGGTCATCGCCGGCGCGCTCGTCGATCTCGTAGAGCTGGCCGATCCACTTCATCGCCAGTTGCGCCTCGGGATGATCGGGTGCCGCCTCTTCGAATTTTCGGTAGGCGTGCGCCCAGCATCCGGCGAGATGGATGTGCTCGCTCTCTCTCGCGCCAGCTTCGTGTGTCTGTGCGGCGTCGCACACGATCACGCCGCGGTACGCACCGACGAGTTCGGTGAAGGTCTCCTTGCCTTTATCCTTTCGAATCCGATGCACGACGGCCCTGGGTGTCGTCACGCACCAAATCTGCCAGGGCTTCTTGTGCTTGTCGTCGAGTCGCTTCCAGCTCGTCTGGTCGAGTCCGATCACGGGCTCCGAGAGCGCGTCTTGGAACAGCGCGCCGTCCGCTGCCCGGAGCCGCCGCTCGACCACTTCGAGCAAGCCCCACAGCGTCTGCGTCGTCACGTCGACACCATGGCGACGTAGGATTCGCGACTGCCGCGCCAACGGGATGTGGTCGAGGTACTTGTCGATCGCGACCTTGATCGCGAATGCGAGCGAGTAGCGACTACCCGGAGTCGCGCGCTCCGGTCCCGGCGCGGTTTCGACGCAGCTTCCGCATCGACACACGTACTTCTGCTGCTGGACCTGGACGAGCCGGTAGCTCACCTCGATCACGTCGATCATCTCCGACGCCTCGAACTGCCCGGCCATCGCGCGCAGCTCGCCACCGCAGCTCGGGCAAACGCGATCGGCGTCGTCGAGCTCGAACAGCATCGGCTCGAACGGCAGAGCGGGCTGCGGCTTCGGCCCGAACTTACTGCGTGGCTTGTCCTTCGAGCGATCGCGACTGGGCTGGGCGTTGGGCGGAGGCGCAGCCTCCTGCGCTTTCTTCGTCAGCGTCTCGAGTAGCTCGAGTGTTCGCTGCAGCTCTTTCGGGTCGCCCTTGAGCGTTTCGAGCTCCTTGCACTTCGCGTTGAGCACGCGGAGAAGTTGCTCGATTTGCACTTGCTGCGCGAGCGCGATTCGTCGCAGTTGCTCGACATCGCTCTCGCGCCGCAGGTCCACATCAACGGTAGATCACGCCGTGCGATCGAGCGCAAGAACTTTCGGCTTCACGATCCCGGGCGACAGCACGCGACGACCGACGAGATCGCAGCCCTCGATGAAGAGCGCCAGCTCGGTCGACGTGAGCTCCACCGTGCGCCCGTCGTCGCTCCACAGCTTCGCGAAGCGACCGCGCTCGAGTCGCTTCTGGAAGATGCACAGCCCGGTGCCGTCCCACACGAGCACCTTGCAAGCGTGTCGCCGCTTGTTGGCGAACAAGAACAGGTCACCACTCAGCGGGTCGCGCCCGAGCCCGGTCTTCACGAGGCCGTACAGCCCGTCGTACCCCTTGCGGAGATCCACTGGCTCCGGGTACGCAAACACGCGCACAGCTCGGCTCGTGCCCAAGATCATCGGAGCGACCGCAACATCTCCGCGGCCTCCGCCACGGTCAGCCCGTCGATGCGCCAGCCCGACAGTGACACCAAGGTCGCCGGCTGCGGGGCAGCCGGCTCAGCCACCACGCGAACCGGAACCATCGCCCGGGACGGACTGGCGCTCTTCGCCGCTGCGAGGCACCAGCGGCGGACCGTGTCGAGCCCGAGCCCGAGCTCGTCAGCAATGGCTGCCCACGACGCGCCCTGCGCTCGCCACCGCTGCGCCCAGGCCACCACCTGTTGCTTCATTTCCGGCGGATATCGCTTGCCACGGCCGCGTTCATGCCGCGAAAGCTCCTTCTTCAGACCCCGTGAATCTCCTGCCATCTGGCACCGTCCTTTCGTGGACGACGCGAGCACGACCAACCCCGCCTGTCACGACGGGGTCCGGAGAGCACTTACGCTCGTTGGTGTCGGACCGCACACA
This portion of the Polyangiaceae bacterium genome encodes:
- a CDS encoding SMI1/KNR4 family protein, with translation MSRMAKAITRFRQMPHHKYVDNPFNATSTIAQPASDAQVAAAWSGVSVPQDVAALWLECKSARLFEDTDYGQWGLVLLSPLASARRTAEERRSRPEDMREGDVVIGEFLGDQDLLVVAPSQGTECRVLVALPLDPRAEWYAVATDLESFLERYFDAGGEKFWERRHP
- a CDS encoding IS66 family transposase — encoded protein: MLNAKCKELETLKGDPKELQRTLELLETLTKKAQEAAPPPNAQPSRDRSKDKPRSKFGPKPQPALPFEPMLFELDDADRVCPSCGGELRAMAGQFEASEMIDVIEVSYRLVQVQQQKYVCRCGSCVETAPGPERATPGSRYSLAFAIKVAIDKYLDHIPLARQSRILRRHGVDVTTQTLWGLLEVVERRLRAADGALFQDALSEPVIGLDQTSWKRLDDKHKKPWQIWCVTTPRAVVHRIRKDKGKETFTELVGAYRGVIVCDAAQTHEAGARESEHIHLAGCWAHAYRKFEEAAPDHPEAQLAMKWIGQLYEIDERAGDDLAAKTELRRTESRAVLDQLRTWLWSQALLKTLSIGKAAAYVIANWERLTRFVDDARIPLDNNATERGIRGPVVGRRNHFGSKSERGTQVAATFYSLIETAKLHGVNPAEYLLEAVRAADRGQVLLPWQMPR
- the tnpB gene encoding IS66 family insertion sequence element accessory protein TnpB, whose amino-acid sequence is MILGTSRAVRVFAYPEPVDLRKGYDGLYGLVKTGLGRDPLSGDLFLFANKRRHACKVLVWDGTGLCIFQKRLERGRFAKLWSDDGRTVELTSTELALFIEGCDLVGRRVLSPGIVKPKVLALDRTA